One stretch of Shewanella sp. Arc9-LZ DNA includes these proteins:
- a CDS encoding PD40 domain-containing protein, with amino-acid sequence MRPTLGYNIMMFTVITLLLGCNTETAIKDQQPDPVLVEYPVAYIERNLTAVDQNPAQPAQFEALNPGHFNPGAQLLIKRNAFADSPATNLTASLFAEDQLIDIRDLSVSDDGQQLLMAIRAPEIDGVDDDEQPKWNIWRYTVASQILERIISSDITAEQGDDLMPAFLPDGRIIFASTRQRLSRAILLDEGKPQYTALDESRANETFNIHVMDPDGSAIKQLTFNLSHDFYPLVLQSGKILYSRWDRMGGDHGINLYRMNPDGTENELVFGWHSHQLTLDGQTEAIDFIKPQQLASGEILMLLSSQDDTRIQKRPVLINIDDYIDAQQATANSGAQGVAITDATLSEFNFSFSAALSETGRINHLYPLPDNSQRFLMSWDLCRVVVNDIVRACGQLTAEQLADDNLIQADPLYELWLLNNANNTQQLVATTAQGTVLTESVVMQPSAQPKTFIADKVVGNELDSQLSQELAGSIHIRSVYDFDGIDTTANVGGISRLSDPSQTPAANLPARFLRIVHGVPMPPDDVRDIANTDFGRSNNQLMREIVGYSPIQPDGSVKIKVPANVPLAISVLDINGQRIGGRHNQWITLTPGETLECTGCHTANSQLPHGRLDAQAPSINTGAAGGSAYPNATSNIIPAQGQTMAEANEMVNGLAELSDSIKYQDIWTNPVLSAVNPNVEYSYSNLATPAPNGSECFDNWTPYCRIQINYVEHIQPLWDLARPVIDATTQIIVADNTCTNCHNIVDADGAVQVPAGQLSLINSPSSDQAAHLTSYRELFFNDVEQEEVDGILIDKLVEVLDADGNVVYQVDSNGELILDADGNPIPVLTTVNVPAILSTNGAHSSNTFFEVMNNTTHQNMLSADELKLLNEWLDIGAQYYNTPFYSQD; translated from the coding sequence ATGAGGCCGACTTTGGGCTATAACATTATGATGTTTACGGTAATTACATTGTTATTGGGATGTAACACCGAAACAGCAATTAAAGATCAACAGCCTGATCCCGTTCTTGTTGAATATCCTGTGGCTTATATTGAGCGTAATTTAACTGCGGTCGATCAAAATCCTGCACAACCTGCACAATTTGAAGCTCTTAATCCAGGCCATTTTAATCCTGGCGCGCAACTGCTCATTAAACGCAATGCCTTCGCTGATTCACCTGCGACGAATTTAACAGCCTCCTTATTTGCTGAAGATCAGTTGATTGATATTCGCGATTTGTCGGTGTCAGATGATGGCCAACAACTGCTTATGGCCATTCGCGCACCTGAAATCGACGGTGTTGACGACGATGAACAACCTAAATGGAACATCTGGCGTTATACGGTAGCAAGCCAAATCTTAGAACGAATCATCAGCAGTGACATAACGGCAGAGCAAGGCGATGATTTAATGCCGGCGTTTTTGCCCGATGGCAGAATTATATTTGCCTCAACCAGGCAGCGTTTATCTCGGGCAATTTTGCTTGATGAAGGTAAACCACAATACACAGCATTAGATGAAAGCCGTGCTAATGAAACCTTTAACATCCATGTAATGGACCCAGACGGCAGCGCCATTAAGCAGTTAACCTTTAACTTAAGCCATGACTTTTACCCATTGGTTCTGCAAAGCGGAAAGATTTTATACAGCCGCTGGGATCGAATGGGCGGCGACCACGGAATTAACCTGTACCGTATGAATCCAGACGGAACAGAAAACGAATTAGTATTTGGCTGGCATTCGCATCAATTGACCCTTGACGGCCAAACCGAAGCGATTGATTTTATCAAGCCACAACAATTAGCTAGCGGCGAAATATTGATGTTGCTTTCATCACAGGACGACACCAGGATTCAAAAACGTCCGGTGCTGATTAATATTGACGACTACATTGATGCCCAGCAAGCCACTGCCAATTCTGGCGCGCAAGGAGTAGCGATTACAGACGCCACGTTATCAGAATTTAACTTCTCATTTTCTGCCGCATTATCAGAAACAGGTAGAATCAATCATTTATACCCACTACCCGATAACAGCCAGCGCTTTTTAATGAGTTGGGATTTGTGTCGTGTTGTTGTAAATGACATCGTCCGCGCCTGCGGTCAACTCACCGCGGAGCAACTCGCTGACGATAATCTGATTCAAGCCGATCCCTTATACGAGCTATGGCTACTCAACAATGCCAACAACACCCAACAATTGGTGGCCACAACAGCTCAAGGGACGGTGCTAACCGAATCGGTGGTGATGCAACCTAGCGCACAACCAAAAACCTTTATCGCGGACAAGGTCGTCGGCAACGAACTTGATTCACAGCTAAGTCAAGAATTGGCTGGTTCTATCCACATTCGCAGCGTATATGACTTTGATGGTATCGACACCACTGCCAACGTAGGTGGTATTAGCCGTTTAAGTGACCCATCGCAAACACCCGCAGCCAACTTACCGGCTCGCTTTTTACGGATTGTGCATGGTGTTCCCATGCCACCCGACGATGTTAGAGACATTGCCAATACCGATTTTGGCCGCAGTAATAACCAACTCATGCGCGAAATTGTCGGTTATAGCCCAATTCAACCCGATGGTTCAGTCAAAATAAAAGTGCCTGCTAATGTCCCATTGGCCATCAGTGTGTTAGATATCAATGGTCAGCGTATTGGCGGACGCCACAATCAATGGATCACCTTAACGCCGGGTGAAACCCTAGAATGTACCGGCTGTCATACTGCTAACAGTCAACTGCCTCATGGCCGACTCGACGCCCAAGCCCCTAGCATTAATACCGGAGCCGCGGGTGGTTCTGCCTACCCTAATGCCACGAGTAATATCATTCCTGCGCAAGGACAAACCATGGCCGAAGCCAATGAAATGGTCAATGGCCTTGCCGAGCTTAGCGACAGTATTAAATATCAAGATATTTGGACTAACCCAGTATTGTCTGCCGTTAATCCAAATGTTGAATACAGTTACAGTAATTTGGCCACACCGGCGCCTAATGGCAGCGAATGCTTTGACAATTGGACTCCCTATTGCCGCATTCAAATCAATTATGTTGAACATATTCAACCGCTGTGGGACTTAGCTCGACCCGTTATAGACGCAACAACTCAAATAATCGTTGCCGATAACACTTGTACCAATTGCCATAATATCGTCGATGCCGATGGCGCGGTGCAAGTGCCTGCGGGACAGTTGTCGTTAATCAATTCACCTTCAAGCGATCAAGCTGCACACTTAACCTCATACCGTGAACTGTTTTTTAACGATGTTGAGCAAGAAGAAGTCGATGGTATTTTAATCGACAAATTAGTTGAAGTGCTTGATGCCGATGGCAACGTAGTTTATCAAGTAGACAGTAATGGTGAGCTTATTCTTGACGCTGACGGTAACCCTATCCCGGTGTTAACCACAGTCAATGTGCCGGCAATTTTATCGACTAATGGCGCGCATTCAAGTAACACATTTTTTGAGGTGATGAATAACACCACCCATCAAAATATGCTGTCGGCCGATGAGCTCAAATTACTTAACGAATGGTTAGACATTGGCGCGCAATATTACAACACGCCATTTTACTCACAGGACTAA
- a CDS encoding general secretion pathway protein GspF, which translates to MTRPKHLHPDSPLLFADHSKPMTRRDFISTGLYKGGAAVAGLSLFSLFANPNNAHAALSPALEALRDSCGISVQGAGKIPFISFDLAGGANIAGSNVLVGGAGGQQDFLSTAGYNKLGLPGDMAPSIANPNAGMSDFINTDLGLAFHSDSAFLRGILEKVSSDTASRINGAVIPNRSDNDTGNNPHNPMYAIAAAGANGSLMPLVGSRNSDSGGNSMAPTNFIDLSKRPTKIDRPSDVTGLVDVGDLFSLLSQRDAVAVMESIQRISAQKMAAVNTQVTRGDVIKDLVNCGYVKSADLADRFGDPSTLNPLLDPDIVGPGGIFGINEFDSESEFQKTASIMKLVVNGFSGAGTVTMGGFDYHTGERATGELRDLRAGRCMGACLEYASRRNMPLMLYVFSDGSVASNGRIDDSMEGRGKGEWTGDNSSTGASFFLVYNPSGKPQLMGGSADQMARKQQIGFMRSDASVDTASAPSANNVNLLVETVLLNYMALHGEQSQFTSVAPEQGLGNATMLDSLTAFQPIV; encoded by the coding sequence ATGACTAGACCTAAGCACCTTCATCCAGACAGTCCATTGTTATTTGCTGACCATAGTAAGCCGATGACTAGGCGAGATTTTATTTCGACAGGCTTGTACAAAGGCGGCGCCGCAGTTGCTGGTTTATCGTTATTTAGCCTGTTTGCTAACCCTAACAATGCTCATGCGGCGCTATCACCCGCTCTTGAAGCACTAAGAGACTCTTGCGGCATAAGCGTACAAGGGGCGGGCAAAATTCCGTTTATTAGTTTCGATTTAGCCGGTGGTGCCAATATTGCGGGTTCTAATGTGTTGGTTGGCGGCGCAGGTGGCCAGCAAGATTTCTTATCTACGGCCGGTTATAACAAGCTGGGTTTACCTGGTGATATGGCTCCGTCAATTGCTAATCCCAATGCGGGAATGTCTGATTTTATTAATACTGATTTAGGATTGGCATTTCACTCTGACTCGGCTTTTTTACGCGGAATTTTAGAGAAAGTATCATCTGATACCGCATCACGTATCAACGGTGCTGTGATCCCCAATCGCTCAGATAATGACACGGGTAATAATCCACACAATCCTATGTATGCCATCGCGGCAGCAGGGGCGAACGGTTCGTTAATGCCGTTAGTGGGGTCGCGTAATTCAGATTCCGGCGGCAATTCAATGGCGCCCACCAACTTTATCGATTTAAGCAAACGTCCCACTAAAATTGATCGCCCTTCAGACGTAACGGGTTTAGTGGATGTAGGTGATTTATTCAGTTTATTGTCGCAACGTGATGCTGTGGCCGTGATGGAAAGTATTCAACGTATTAGCGCGCAAAAAATGGCGGCAGTGAACACGCAAGTTACCCGCGGTGATGTGATTAAAGATTTGGTTAATTGTGGTTATGTTAAAAGTGCTGACCTTGCCGACCGTTTTGGCGACCCATCAACATTAAACCCATTGTTAGACCCTGATATTGTCGGTCCTGGTGGCATTTTTGGGATTAATGAATTTGACTCTGAGTCTGAGTTCCAAAAAACCGCGTCCATTATGAAGTTAGTGGTTAATGGCTTTTCTGGTGCGGGCACGGTCACCATGGGTGGGTTTGACTATCACACAGGCGAGCGTGCCACAGGTGAGTTAAGAGACTTACGAGCTGGTCGCTGCATGGGCGCGTGTTTAGAATATGCTTCACGTCGTAATATGCCGTTAATGTTATACGTATTCAGTGATGGCTCTGTTGCCAGTAATGGCCGTATCGATGACTCCATGGAAGGGCGTGGTAAAGGCGAATGGACTGGCGATAACTCATCAACAGGCGCGTCATTCTTTTTGGTTTACAATCCGTCTGGCAAACCACAATTAATGGGAGGCAGCGCCGACCAAATGGCCAGAAAACAACAAATTGGTTTTATGCGATCTGATGCATCCGTTGATACCGCGTCAGCCCCGTCGGCCAATAACGTTAACTTGTTGGTAGAAACCGTATTGCTAAATTATATGGCTCTACATGGCGAACAAAGCCAATTTACCTCAGTTGCCCCAGAACAAGGATTAGGTAATGCCACTATGCTTGATTCGTTAACTGCGTTTCAACCAATAGTGTAG
- a CDS encoding GFA family protein: MKDKLIGSCFCGEVTFEVVDSFKAFYQCHCHQCQKLTGTAFASNLITDTVNIKWITGLDFISTYEHPQRSFSKAFCKSCGAAVPFINKSKTSLIVPAGSLDTSITMALEANIFVSEKACWSTAESAIKHYSHYPE, encoded by the coding sequence ATGAAAGATAAACTAATAGGCAGCTGTTTTTGTGGTGAAGTTACATTCGAAGTTGTTGATAGTTTTAAAGCCTTTTATCAATGCCATTGCCATCAATGTCAAAAACTAACAGGGACTGCTTTTGCGTCAAACTTAATTACCGATACTGTAAATATAAAATGGATTACAGGGCTCGATTTTATTTCGACTTACGAACATCCTCAAAGATCATTCTCTAAAGCATTTTGCAAATCTTGCGGCGCAGCAGTGCCATTTATTAATAAAAGCAAAACGTCATTGATTGTGCCCGCAGGCTCATTAGATACAAGCATAACGATGGCGCTTGAAGCCAATATTTTTGTATCTGAAAAAGCATGTTGGTCAACTGCAGAGTCTGCTATAAAACATTACTCGCACTACCCTGAGTAA
- a CDS encoding LamG domain-containing protein, with translation MKYLMAKGLVIASLIIGLSACGGGDVEKNPPAQQTPQSDVYTGPAAATADIQKYKASLWDNISTQDKCGACHTEGNQAPYFASRNNVNDAYAATNPLVDLTDPKASRLVSKVAGGHNCWLASDSACGETMTQWIKLWADERVSTVNTIELTAPVIRDPGSSKNFPDDSSLFSQHVYPIVNQYCVSCHNEAAQSPQSPFFASTDVSQAYEAAKGVINLDDPAQSRLVVRLGSEFHNCWSNCADDSIEMRDAIMALSDGIELDEISPDMVVSKSLRLTDGITASSGGRFETDVIALYQFKTGEGSIAYDTSGISPAANLTLTGDVDWLGSWGLSFTNGKAQASTANSKKLHDLITATGEFSVEAWVTPNNVTQEGPARIVTYSAGDSARNFTLGQTQYNYDFMLRTQASSTNGEPALSTPDADEVLQATLQHVVMTYNATTGRSIYVNGQLIDVVDEDIAPLANWDDSFALILGREASNQHVWQGDIRLLAIYNRVLAPEQVQQNYNVGVGEKFFLLFSISHLIDLPNTYVMFEVSQFDNYSYLFSNAAIVNIDGTPVADSFALKGLRIGINGKESAQGQSYANLDLSVSAAQAIAEPFSISALGTIIALEKGANLDEFFLTFEQLGEHTNVVLPGVFVTPAEVPATTQSAQVGVRNFAEINHSMSMLTGVDQQSTKVFNTYQLVKRQLPSLENIETFISAQQMGITQLAIAYCDTAIEDNTIRSNWFPDVDFTAVPSVALNTTERANLLNPLINQLMPLSLASQPSQSSVYNELDSLVSGLSVCSGTCTAERTRTIAKSSCAAVLASAVMLVQ, from the coding sequence GTGAAATATTTAATGGCTAAAGGCCTTGTTATTGCCTCATTAATCATCGGGCTTTCTGCTTGTGGTGGCGGGGATGTTGAAAAGAATCCGCCTGCGCAACAAACGCCACAATCTGACGTGTATACCGGCCCTGCAGCAGCAACGGCTGATATTCAAAAATACAAAGCATCGTTGTGGGATAACATCTCAACCCAAGACAAATGCGGTGCATGCCATACAGAAGGTAATCAAGCGCCTTATTTTGCCAGTCGAAATAACGTTAACGATGCTTATGCTGCCACGAATCCATTGGTTGACTTAACCGACCCTAAAGCTTCACGTTTAGTCAGTAAAGTCGCTGGTGGACACAATTGTTGGCTCGCAAGTGATTCAGCTTGTGGTGAAACCATGACCCAATGGATCAAGTTATGGGCCGATGAGCGTGTTAGTACGGTCAATACTATTGAGCTGACTGCACCGGTTATTCGTGATCCAGGTTCTAGTAAAAACTTCCCTGATGACAGCAGTTTATTCAGTCAGCACGTTTATCCCATCGTGAATCAATATTGTGTGTCTTGCCATAATGAAGCAGCACAATCTCCCCAGTCGCCATTTTTTGCCAGCACCGATGTGAGCCAAGCTTATGAAGCCGCCAAAGGAGTCATTAACTTAGACGACCCAGCGCAATCAAGGCTTGTGGTGCGTTTAGGTTCGGAGTTTCATAACTGCTGGAGCAATTGTGCAGACGACAGCATTGAAATGCGCGATGCCATTATGGCGCTCAGTGATGGCATTGAACTTGATGAGATTTCACCAGACATGGTGGTGTCAAAGTCATTACGTTTAACCGATGGCATTACCGCCTCAAGTGGTGGCCGTTTTGAAACTGACGTAATTGCTTTATATCAATTTAAAACAGGTGAGGGCAGCATTGCTTATGACACCTCAGGCATATCTCCAGCCGCTAATTTGACCTTAACCGGTGATGTAGATTGGTTGGGCAGTTGGGGCTTGTCGTTTACTAACGGTAAAGCGCAGGCGAGTACCGCTAACAGCAAAAAACTGCATGATTTAATTACCGCAACAGGTGAGTTTTCTGTTGAGGCTTGGGTGACACCTAATAATGTAACTCAAGAAGGTCCAGCCAGAATAGTGACCTATTCTGCGGGAGATAGCGCACGTAATTTTACCTTAGGCCAAACTCAATATAACTATGACTTTATGCTGCGCACTCAAGCATCTAGTACCAATGGCGAGCCAGCATTAAGTACACCAGACGCGGATGAGGTATTACAAGCCACATTGCAGCATGTAGTGATGACTTACAATGCCACCACTGGCCGCAGTATTTACGTTAATGGTCAATTGATTGATGTGGTCGATGAAGACATTGCGCCACTTGCCAATTGGGACGACAGCTTCGCGCTTATTTTGGGTAGAGAAGCGTCAAACCAGCATGTATGGCAAGGCGATATTCGCTTATTAGCCATTTATAATCGGGTACTCGCACCTGAGCAAGTACAGCAAAATTATAATGTTGGAGTGGGTGAAAAATTCTTTTTACTATTCTCGATAAGTCATTTAATTGACCTTCCCAATACCTACGTCATGTTTGAAGTCAGTCAGTTTGATAACTACAGCTATTTGTTTAGTAATGCTGCTATTGTCAACATTGACGGTACGCCAGTAGCAGACAGCTTTGCGTTAAAAGGCTTACGTATCGGTATTAACGGTAAAGAAAGTGCTCAAGGCCAGTCATACGCGAATCTCGATTTATCAGTATCGGCAGCTCAAGCGATTGCAGAGCCGTTTTCTATCTCAGCATTGGGTACTATTATCGCCCTTGAAAAAGGCGCTAATCTGGATGAGTTTTTCTTAACCTTTGAACAATTAGGCGAACACACCAATGTAGTGTTACCTGGGGTATTTGTTACCCCTGCCGAGGTGCCAGCAACCACTCAATCGGCTCAAGTCGGTGTGCGTAACTTTGCTGAAATCAATCACAGTATGAGTATGCTCACGGGCGTTGACCAACAATCGACTAAAGTATTTAACACCTATCAGTTAGTTAAACGTCAATTACCGAGTCTTGAAAATATCGAAACCTTTATCTCTGCGCAGCAAATGGGCATTACCCAGCTTGCCATTGCCTATTGTGATACTGCGATTGAAGACAACACGATTCGCAGTAATTGGTTCCCAGATGTGGACTTTACTGCCGTACCTAGTGTGGCGTTAAATACCACTGAACGCGCCAATTTATTGAACCCGTTAATTAACCAACTTATGCCGTTATCGTTAGCCAGTCAGCCAAGTCAAAGTTCGGTTTACAATGAACTTGATAGCTTAGTGAGCGGTCTGTCGGTTTGTAGTGGCACCTGTACTGCAGAGCGCACCCGTACTATCGCTAAGTCTAGTTGTGCTGCCGTATTGGCCAGTGCCGTGATGCTAGTGCAATAG
- a CDS encoding 4'-phosphopantetheinyl transferase superfamily protein encodes MSVMSSITQLTNHSATRPATRPATRSTGLSQPYVYFVPLNGALSPADYEVGLALGWLSDDELAKVGRYISVSARHNALQVRIALRAVLSLHSALTPQQWRFIYGAKGKPALTQDLLAQTGLHFNLSHSGQWLMIGVLIAPNAEEKNEPTIDGAINEWVYNPEQDICFGVDIERQRSSTDIVPILNHYFTQTETNTLLQLPEALQRQRFFDLWAVKESYIKARGLGLALSLKSFSVDFSQAEQCNTPLQRADNHSQSIELLKPVKLNFTDSKQPVATDFSWQTVMGRLDNEYRFAVTLGLANSAVSNVVIEPYSIYNTLSCARLSFDDLLG; translated from the coding sequence ATGTCGGTCATGTCTTCAATAACTCAACTCACTAATCATTCAGCTACTCGACCAGCCACTCGACCAGCCACTCGATCAACTGGGCTTTCTCAGCCTTATGTTTATTTTGTGCCACTTAATGGGGCGTTATCACCTGCTGATTATGAAGTGGGTTTAGCCTTAGGTTGGTTAAGTGATGATGAACTGGCCAAAGTTGGTCGTTATATAAGCGTGTCGGCGCGTCATAATGCGTTGCAAGTTCGTATTGCGCTTCGGGCTGTATTATCGCTGCACAGTGCATTAACGCCTCAACAATGGCGTTTTATTTACGGCGCTAAAGGTAAGCCTGCACTGACACAAGATTTGTTGGCGCAAACTGGGCTGCATTTCAATTTAAGCCACAGTGGTCAATGGCTAATGATTGGAGTATTGATAGCACCCAATGCTGAAGAAAAAAATGAGCCAACGATTGATGGAGCGATTAACGAGTGGGTATACAATCCTGAGCAAGATATTTGCTTTGGTGTCGATATTGAACGACAGCGAAGCAGTACCGACATAGTGCCCATTTTGAATCACTATTTTACTCAAACAGAAACCAACACCTTATTGCAATTGCCCGAGGCATTACAACGACAACGATTTTTTGATTTATGGGCTGTAAAAGAATCCTACATAAAAGCACGCGGACTGGGATTAGCGTTATCACTCAAGTCATTTAGTGTTGATTTTAGCCAGGCAGAGCAATGCAATACCCCGTTGCAACGGGCTGATAATCACAGTCAGTCAATTGAGTTACTTAAGCCGGTAAAACTGAATTTTACCGATAGCAAACAGCCTGTCGCAACCGATTTTAGTTGGCAAACGGTGATGGGAAGACTCGATAATGAATACCGTTTTGCGGTGACTTTGGGGTTGGCTAACTCAGCTGTTTCTAACGTGGTAATTGAGCCTTATTCCATTTACAACACCTTATCGTGTGCCCGATTAAGCTTTGATGATTTGTTGGGTTGA
- a CDS encoding FAD:protein FMN transferase yields MRTVSLVIILLLSVLSSNAAFAQWHQKSFDVMGTLAHVEFWLPDNAEASTADSLIAAVEQEMQRIDQTMSPYIAASELSIINRDAAKKPVTISPELFDLLADAQDIAKLTNGMFDITYASVGYQYDYRKHQKPDQAAINTALKAINYQAVILDKSTSSVRFANADVKIDLGGIAKGHAVKNCIAILKDSGIEHALISAGGDTTLLGDRIGRPWFVGIKHPRADDKTAVQLPLSNESISTSGDYERYFIEDGVRYHHIINPKTGDSARNVVSVSIIGKNPTFVDALSTAIFVMGLQQGMSLINELPEYEAIIIDNQQTLHVSTGLQQD; encoded by the coding sequence ATGCGCACAGTCAGCCTAGTTATCATATTATTGTTATCGGTACTCAGTTCAAATGCTGCGTTTGCTCAATGGCACCAAAAGAGTTTTGATGTCATGGGAACGCTGGCACATGTTGAGTTTTGGCTACCTGACAATGCCGAAGCATCAACGGCAGATAGCTTAATTGCCGCGGTAGAGCAAGAAATGCAGCGCATTGATCAAACCATGAGTCCTTATATCGCCGCCAGCGAACTCAGTATCATTAACCGCGATGCAGCCAAAAAACCCGTGACCATCAGCCCAGAGCTATTTGATTTACTCGCCGACGCGCAAGACATTGCCAAATTAACCAATGGCATGTTTGATATCACCTACGCCTCAGTAGGTTACCAATACGATTATCGTAAGCATCAAAAGCCCGACCAAGCAGCCATTAACACCGCATTAAAAGCAATAAACTACCAAGCAGTAATACTCGATAAGTCCACCTCTTCAGTTCGTTTTGCTAATGCTGATGTCAAAATTGATTTAGGCGGCATAGCCAAAGGGCATGCGGTTAAAAATTGCATTGCTATATTGAAAGATTCAGGCATAGAACATGCTCTTATCAGCGCTGGCGGCGACACCACATTACTCGGCGATCGCATCGGACGCCCTTGGTTTGTCGGCATAAAACACCCTCGCGCAGACGATAAAACCGCGGTGCAATTACCACTTAGTAATGAGTCGATTTCAACCTCGGGCGATTACGAACGCTACTTTATCGAAGACGGCGTGCGCTATCATCACATTATTAATCCCAAAACCGGCGACTCAGCACGCAATGTTGTCAGCGTGTCAATTATCGGCAAAAATCCAACTTTTGTGGATGCCCTGTCCACCGCCATCTTTGTCATGGGATTACAACAAGGCATGTCGTTAATCAATGAGTTACCAGAATACGAAGCGATCATAATAGACAATCAACAAACGTTACATGTATCGACGGGATTACAGCAAGACTAA